Proteins co-encoded in one Nicotiana sylvestris chromosome 7, ASM39365v2, whole genome shotgun sequence genomic window:
- the LOC138873645 gene encoding uncharacterized protein, which translates to MVNTAWVAKHFKDKIINQPDIKLRKLQDLIRIKYGVYVGKSICSRAKHQVMGQYLGDYKKEFTRIYDYADILRSTNPGSTVVVKISKETIPGKEVFMGIYICLHACKVRWLEGCRNVIGFDGAFLKGVCKGELLSCIGKYGNNQMYPAAWAVVEKETKHTWSWFFRCLMHDLQLTESQGEGLTIISDMQKGLVASVSELLPNVEHRMCARHIWSNWKQNWILSIRHKSIITMLEDIRVKVMERKTTMREFATRWISDVSPMAMRYIEEQSQYVVKHEFKWNGDTGYEIQHGVYKHIIDFSNNTCTCRSWQLKGIPFSHAICAMFFKRFEPDDYVTHWYKKETYLKAFSCYIQPITNMEMWPST; encoded by the exons ATGGTTAATACAGCATGGGTAGCTAAACATTTCAAGGACAAGATTATCAACCAACCTGACATTAAGCTTAGGAAGTTGCAGGATTTGATTAGGATAAAGTATGGTGTGTATGTGGGAAAATCCATATGTTCTAGGGCTAAACATCAGGTCATGGGTCAATATCTTGGTGATTACAAGAAGGAGTTTACTAGAATATATGATTATGCTGACATATTGAGGTCTACAAACCCTGGCAGCACTGTTGTTGTGAAGATCTCCAAGGAGACAATACCTGGTAAGGAGGTGTTTATGGGTATCTACATTTGTCTACATGCTTGCAAAGTTCGTTGGTTGGAAGGGTGTAGAAATGTTATTGGCTTTGATGGAGCATTTTTGAAGGGTGTGTGTAAGGGTGAGCTACTATCATGCATTGGTAAATATGGTAACAACCAAATGTACCCTGCAGCCTGGGCAGTGGTGGAAAAGGAGACAAAGCACACATGGTCATGGTTTTTTAGGTGCCTGATGCATGATCTGCAGCTCACTGAATCCCAAGGTGAGGGGCTAACCATCATTTCTGATATGCAGAAG GGACTTGTTGCATCTGTTTCTGAGTTGTTACCAAATGTTGAGCATAGAATGTGTGCAAGACACATATGGAGCAACTGGAAACAAAA TTGGATCTTGTCTATTAGGCACAAGTCTATCATAACTATGTTAGAAGATATTAGAGTGAAGGTGATGGAGAGGAAGACTACCATGAGAGAATTTGCAACAAGGTGGATTTCTGATGTATCTCCTATGGCAATGAGGTACATAGAGGAACAATCGCAATATGTTGTTAAGCATGAATTTAAATGGAATGGGGATACTGGGTATGAGATACAACATGGGGTTTACAAACATATTATTGACTTCTCCAACAATACATGCACATGTAGATCATGGCAGCTCAAAGGAATACCATTCTCCCATGCAATATGTGCAATGTTTTTTAAGAGATTTGAGCCCGATGACTATGTAACCCACTGGTACAAgaaagaaacatacttgaaggcTTTTAGTTGTTACATACAGCCAATAACCAACATGGAGATGTGGCCATCAACATAG